The genomic stretch gaCAAATTGTAATGGCCTCATGGTCAGTAAAGAACAAACTTTTTACACTCACATAAACAAGAAACTGTTCTAATaacgatttttttatgtatacaTGATCTAGTATCGACCCCCCTAAATGCGTTGGTTCTGAAACAACCTGTTCATAACCATTAAGCGTTTGTTCTAGCAGTGCATTTGGTTTTAGATTAAAATCACCAACAACAATATCAATGTTCATAGACACAGAAAGGTAGCCTAGAGTTTCTAAAAATTGTCCAACTAgcatatctttttttttgtacaataacaatattttaattttcaatggAAGATTATGGCTATTTAAAACTTCTAAAACAGAAAAACCATTAATTTTGAAATGATCTAGTaattcaattttgtttttgtaatacatTGCTAAGCTAGAAAATCTGTGTTCATTATCATTATTACACGTCAATTTAAAACCATCAATCATGATATCTGTTAAATTTTCAGTATTTGTCAGTTGCGTTTCAGTGCAGAGAATAATATCACTAGATGAAAGTGTTTTATCACAAGATAAATCTTTGCAATGCTTACGCAATGATCTTACATTACAAACAACTAAAGACAATATGCTATGCTCGGATTCCTTTGCCACCAAATCTGTTGTAAAACTTAAACTTTGATTTTCTCTTAAATACTGATATTCTTTTTTAGCTTTGTCGTCAACATTGATGGCACTGGACTTGAACACCCCTATTAAGTGGAGCCCTTGAAAAGACGTTACACGGCTGAGAGCTACATACATCTGTCCATTATTGAATGATCTCTGTTTCAGCAAATTAAAACTAATGACAACCTCTTGTAAACTTAGGCCTTGAACTTTGTATACAGTACAAGCCCATGATAACATTAAAGGAAATTGGGTACGTTTAATGACCGGAGAGGAAAGTTTTTTATCGTTTGTTCTTATTTCGGTAGTCACTCGATCAATTGGTACGGCATTTAATTGTTGTGCAAGTCTGTCTGAACGTATTTTATTTGTTCCAACATTTAGATTGTCAAATTCAACATAAATGGTTTTAATTGAATCATTTTGCGCTACAACATGGACTATTGTACCAATTTGACCATTTATTAGCTTATCAGGAATGTCAATATTAGATGTCAACATTGCCTTAGCACCTATCTTTAAAGATAACTGGAAAGCTAATCCACCAGTTCTTGATTGGCTTAAGTTTTGAATTCTTTCATAAACATGAGAAGGGACTTCTTTCGGAACTTGATCAATGGCATCTATTGTTATCAAAGCGCTGTTTAAACTATTTAACAATCTTGCATTATGAACTCTAGCTGGCTCATTTTCTGCATAAATATGCAATGCATTTATTGGGTAGTGTTTACTATTTTCAGCAATGAATCGTGAACGGATGAGATGTTCATCCTGTGAAGATAGAGTTCCTAGCCTAACATTATTTAGTAGGTCAATTAGAACAGTATCACCCCGTTGTCTCATAACTTCAGTCAATTCACACATCTGAAAGTTTCGCCATAGTGGATAAATGTTATACAATTCATCGCTGAATTCTGCATAAATTGGTTTTTGCATTACGGGGGGTAATTGATGCAAATCACCCACTAAAATTATTGTTAAGCCAGCAAATGGTTTTGAAAAATCAGAAACACATCCAAATATTTCTATTAACCTTTGATGCACATACAACAGTAACTTATTGGATACCATAGATATTTCATCAATAATGATACCTTTAACATCTGATAGCTCTTGCCTTAATTTACATCTCTTTTTATCTGGAAGCTTGTGAAGGGTTAACCCACGAGACTCTACAGAAATTCCTAAAGCTGAATGTATTGTGGTTCCATTGATATTCACCGCTGCAACACCTGTCGGTGCAAGCAAAAGCAAATTTGGTTTTTCAATGCATGAAGACATATaacataaagtttttgaaactgatgcaCTTATAGTCTTGATCAAATGGGATTTGCCTGTTCCTGCACCACCTGTAACAAATAAATGCAAAGGAGGATTTTCTGTAACTTCTTCAgctgataaatttttaacatcCCTTCGGGCCCATCTATTAATTACGTCAAAAAGAAAACGTTGTTTTTCGTTTAAACTACGTATTAATTCATTAATACTATCATCTGACATTAAACTAATCTGTGTTGATGTGTGCCCTGCATTCGAAGAAGCTGCAGCATTTAAACCTTGAGCTTGTTCACCTTGCTATTCATTATCCCTAACTACATTTTCCTCAACATTGTCATTCTCTTGTTGCGCAAATTGATCAGTTCGAGGTGAAAAATCAGCATTCATTAAAACATTATTTACCATATCACCCCATGGTTCAAATCTAGCCTTGTTCTCATTAACAATGCTCAGAACCTCAGGATCATTAAGTTTAACAACGCTTTATTAACTGGATTAGGAGTATGATAACGGACAACACGCTTTTTATTTCTccgtttcaatttttctttggaAGACATCAGAGGAACAGACTTAGGTAAACGCAATAAGGGATTACAAATTTCATCATCATCTAAAAGAACCTCTGGTTGATAATCATTTACTATGTCAAGCTTTTTACTTGTGTCCAGCACATAATACGCAAGAAATTCAGCAAAACATAAATTGTCAATCATATAATATTGCCCACGCTTAAATGTAACCTTGGGTCGATCCATGTATCGATCTAAACTATTGCGCTTAAAAACATATGTACTATCTGGAGGCAattcttctaattcttcttcAGATTTACAAACTCTGTATCTTTTATCGGGCAAATTTGTATTAGCAAACACAATTCCTGGGAAACATTTACGTAACCATAACTCTGGCAATACCTGATAAACAGCTTCCTGTAATGAACATTGGCGGTGTGATAAAAATGCTAAGGCTAATTTTCTCATACGATCTGGCAAGTTTAAATTTTCAGACTCTTCAGCTGCCTTTTTCATTGCAAGAGATGACTTATTTTCcgatttagagaaataagaacACATATATGACACTGCTTTATAATAATTGAACACAGGCTGCAAGCCCAAATTGGCTTTCCAAGGTAAAAGTCCTGCTGCaaagtaattatttacaaaacatGAATTTGGTGGTCGATGATAGTATATTTCAAAGTCTTGATTTGGAGATATTGCTAAAACCCTATAATAGTCAACTTCTGATATGTGAAGTTTCAATAAAATCTCTGGTATGGACTTGCAGCTGTCGCTCAAGTAGTTAGGCTTACTAGGGTCTAAGTTTTCATCGATAAATAAATTGACTTTCTTTAATACTTTAGTTCTTTCTGAATAAACTCAATTTTTCAGAATCAGACATATTCTCTGGTAATGGACTGGCTATAACTGTTCGATCAGTGAAGAAACGTCCATAATTAAAACGACATGGAATGTTCTTGTATTTGCGACAAGAATTTGAATGAGAGTGGATTTGATATTGAGAGACAAGGTTGTGTAATTCAGGCTCAATTAATGGATCAGGGAGGTCTGCGCGTATTGTATTATCAACAAAAGATGTGTAACTGTCTGTGGTTTCGTTTGTAAGAGTTGGTGAATCTAACAACCAAAGAAAAGCATGGATGTGGGGTGAACCTCTAAACTGAAATTCGACTTTAATAGCATAATTAGCTACTTGGCCAATAGGACTACTCTTATGAAGCAAAATTTCTCTAAAGAAATTCTCTACTCTGTATTGAAAGTGCCTTGCAGTTAAAACTGGGTTTTGATTAAGAATACTACAACGTCTAAAATAATCCAATTCGTTACTGCTAACATCAATGTTATTCAATTTTCCTATTATCACTACCAGTTCATCCCATCTCAAATCTGCACATGACAGAGTAAGGAAGTATGATGGCAATCCTAACTGTTTAACCATTGCTAAAACATCGTAAAGAAAATGTTTCCAATAAGCAGGTGTTCCTTTAATAGAGTTCATAAATTGGTAACCTTGACCTTCACAAATAAAAGAACGAACTGTTTCATGAAAATTAATTTGCAACTGCCCAGCCGTTATTGTGCCCTTTACCTTTTTCGTTGCAATATTTATTTGATTAAACAAATTTGACTGTTGCATTACATAatgagcaaaaaatatataatcagcATTTGAAGAAAAGCGCTGGGAAAAATTTAACAAACGCtggttgaaatattttgttgctGTCAAGTACACTGGTCTAGCAACCTTATACCCAAATTTTCCAGTGGGAAATAAAAAGGGAAAGGCAAGCTCCTCACAGTATTggtcagaaaaaaaaagattgtggTTGTTTATTCTCACCAGGAGCAATATCTAAAACCTCATCATCTGGATTTTGGAAATTTGGTATAACACACATTTCATCGCTACTTGCACAATTCATACTTAGGGGGTTTTCAGCTTCTAAATTGTCATCATCAATGTCAACTGTTACTGAAAATTCATTTGTGTCAACCACAGCATCTGTATCACATAAACTTAAAAATTCCTGGGTTATATTATCCATTCTTATCAGCACATCTGAGTAAAAGGAATTGAAATTTTTCAATTATTGTAGGGCTTCGTTTAAAAGCTCAGGACGTACACTTTGAAACACAACATGGCCTCGATAAGCCAATTTTCTCTTCAGTTTAACAAACAATACACCACTACTATCTATACCCTGAGGAAGACAGTTATTAACGGCTTCTACTTGAATAGGAACATTGCAAATAGCACcttttatcttttgttgttgACCTTTAGGCATAacagctatttttttaaataatattctttttgaaATCAGAATTTGCTCAAGTCTGTTTAAACATTGAATTTCATTAGGAAGATCAACAATATTTAACTTATTCCAAACAGCCTGCGGGGGTATctcagctttttttaaatacttatcGCAAGTTATGCAAATGTAAGCATGAGAATCAAAGCATAGAACATCTGTAAACACATAGTATAAACTTACTTCATAATTGTTTTTGCTAAATAATTTTACAGTTTTCTTGTAAAGGCTCCTATTACAAACTATGCAGACATAGTAGGGGCCATTCTGAATAGCTTTCTGgaaatttaaaatgcaatcATTTATTGTTTTAGCACTTTTTTGTTTGCGCTTAGCATCAGCATTTTTATATGTATTTGCTTTCTCCTTATTGGAAACAGTTGCCTTTCATTTTCTAGATTGCTCCCTGTTGTGTTCTGTTGCTTGCtgttttttagctttttgcTTATTCTCCTCAGTTGCATGCTGCTTTTTAGCTTTCTCCTTGTTGACATCAGTTGCATgtcttattttacatttttccttGTTGGCTTCCGTTGCCATGCGTAAACGACTCTTTTCTTTATTGACTTTGTTAGAATATAGTCGAGAAAGACTTACTTCTTCATCCGAATCAATACTTATGTATTGTAATTCATATGGCTCATCAACTGTCGTTAGATCAATGTAGGTTGTATGAAGGTATATTTCTAAATCTCTCTTTCTTTAGAATttcattaaagaagaaaaaccatCAGGTGTTGGCTGACCGCAGTTATTTCTGCTATGAGAATCAAACAAGTAGACACAGTTCTTTTTAGGGAGTATCGCAACACAAATAAATTTCACGAAAAAAAGTAACCCGTCTCCAATTGAGTTATTCAAATTTGACAAAAAGCGCGGAATAGAATAGCTACTTAAAAGACCatattctttatctaaataagTAATTGTAACATTAGATCCAAATATAGGCACACTGTTTGGTAGATCAGGTACCGTAAGGTATGTGTTTTTATTGAGAGATTTCTTTAGTTTATTTGCTTCTGTAATGATAAAATCAATATCATTAACATTCCAATTACCTGGGGACTTtactctagttgaaaaagaaactGCATACAAGCTACAACATGCACACTGTTTTCCAGCACTTTCGCCGAACATAGAATGGGATTGATTAAACGATCCATGAGTAATTTTCAGGAGAGACATCTTACATTTCAATCCAATTCACACCACATGTACCTCTAGCACAGTAgcagttttttatatataatataacatatatattaattataataattGTACTTTTATGGTGCAACAAAGCTGCACTAGCTTTTATGGTGCGACAAAGTTGCATTAGCTTTTTATGGTGCGACAAAGCTGCACTAGCTTTTTATGGTACAACAAAGCTGCACTAGTTTTTATGGTGCAACAAAGCTGCACTAGCTTTTATGGTGCCACAAAGCTGCACTAGCTAAAGAAAAGAACAACAAGCACTGAGTAAATTACTGCTGATTATTCGACGATATATTGTGagggaaaattttaaaactaaaaaatctgTAATTTGACTTGGTCAATCTGACTTCGTCGTGTAGTTCTTTGAGAAATCATGGTCTATTCgatgaaaataaattctgtAAAATAGACGCATTCAAATATAGCTCAGCGTCTGTCCATGGTTTCCGCATAGCAAATTTCGTGAGTCACTTACACTGTGTTCTAAACTCCCAAAACTGCGAAGAGCGTAGTCGCACAGAAGCTTGGATTTGAAACACGGATCTCCACTTCGCTACAACCGTGAATTATATTTCTTTCAtagctacattttttataagttttatttaaatcaCCCACTCACAATACTGGAGGTAAAATAGAAAATGGACTTAATAATAATTAATCTCATGCAACATTTTGTTCCCAAATGAACCTTAcatatcattttaaaaaatgagtaACCGTTTTAGATACTCTTCTTCATTTTTAATGCTGGAAGATCGAAAATGATGAAGCTTTAATCCACTGTCAGAAGATATAACGTCCTCATTTTGCAGAAATATTCAGAAATAAATTGAAGATATGTCTGGTGATCTCTTGATTTTTGGTCATCCATGTAAATGGTATGAAAGTTCCTAAAGCAAATCATAAATTAATAACATCTATTTGTCAAGGACTAAAAATGAATAGAAActattcatgaattttagtgCCCAAAGAAATAACTTgttaaaaaaagcaaacagaatttaaatttaaattatgatACACTTTTTATGTAGGAAACAATTAAGACATGGTATGATCAAGCTTCTATATTTgataatacaaattttaatcgactttctttttttttgtaagaacaatGAGGCTGAGAATTGCGAAaaagtaagaacaaaataagaaaaaatggcAAGGCTGAAATTTTACTGATTTCTCTTTTTTCctgaaaaacaacaaacatgAAAATATTTCGAGGCAGAATTTTTCACATAATCAATTGTTGCAATTTTGCAAAACTTTTACTTAGTTTTATGTGGCTAAAAAAGTAATgcactgaaaaataaaaatataagaacaaaataagaacaatttcaggctgaacaagtaaaaaaaattaaaaacatttcaggCTGAAGCCAAATTTTCTGGTTCCTATAACAAAAAAAGGTATACTAACCCTTCAAAGTACTAAAGGTTAGTCTGTACAATTCTGCAAATTTCTTTTCCTGCTTTTGACATTCATCCTTATAGTCAATGACCTTTGACATTGCTTGTATCCTTATAATTATGTTACTTGTAATGTTGTCTGCATGATAGTTTGAGGTTAATTTTGTTGCAGTCTTCACAGGGTTAAAGGTTAACATTGCCCAATTTGTCACAGTTAGCTAGCTTTCACGGGGATCTGCTGAATTTTTTGCTTCTTTATTATTAAAAGATGCaccaataatttttaataattctttCTTCTTTGAAACATGTTGCAGAAcctcattttaaatattttagatgtAATTAAATACATCATGTAGTGGCTCATTATTCAAATTCTCGTAGTTTTGTAAATTGAGTGATGACAATGAAGCATTATGATGTTCAAATATAAGAGCAGGTGGCCTTTGTATTCCAAGCATCTCTGTCTGCAGAATTGCCAAAAGATCTTTTGTTGGTGCATCACATGAAAATTGCAACCCTCTTTGGTGAAGTAATGTTATAAGTTGGTCTTTTTTCAAATTCTTGTGCATTTTTACTTTTCCATGATCTAGTGCTGCTTGTGCATAGGTggtaatttttataaattttgtctTACAAACACAGATGAGGAAGCTTAAAGGAATGTACTAAACTGCTTGCACACTCTGCATGTACTCCACACGAATTACAGAGATTATCTTGTTTTTAGTGACAATGCTTAGATGGACATGATATTTGAGATTTatccattatttttataatattgtCATAAAACCGTTAATGCAATATAAAAGTTTCATCATATTTTACCCACCTTTCCACCAGGGTTCTAGTTTTAAACTGCTCGTCTAAACCTTCAACGGTTGAGTTTGTAGTGTCCTACAATATAATTAAATATAGACATATCCCACGTAGAAAGATATAGGAACGAGATTGGGCGGTATAGTGTGCGAAAGGtgcattttgtgtttttataaaatggGCTATTTCTACAAATAACCCTGCTTCGTTCGCTTTATTCTTTAACTTTAGTTGTTTTATGGGAACAAAACCCAAATGCTCCTTCAATGTGCTATTTTTTTGACAACCCAGACATTTTTCAAACTGGTGTGGAGCTTTTTTCTCCACAGACATGTGTTTCCAATTTTCCATAGAGAAACATTCCaccaatttttgttttatactgcTGTAGGTCTTCGCCATTCCACGAAGGCTGTCAACTATCTTAGAAAAACACCTTGaccaaaattatatatatatttatatatgatAAGAACAAACTATATAAAAACATATGGCTTCGAGGGTCCAAAACTTAAGAACATTTAAGGCTTTGTCAATACCAAGACATACTGAAACGCttgtttaaatttcaaaaataacgaaatgagaggaaaattaaaaacatatttaagaACACTTTCAggctttataaattaaaaaggttGAGGACATTTGAATTTTTCCTTTAAGTTTAGAAACGTGTATGGTATTTTTTATCGTCACGACTAATTTAAACCTACCTTATTCCCAGTCTCATTTATCTTAGGGTCGTTGTGTCCAAATAAttccagaaaaaaataaaactaatgGGAACGAGGTCGAAACTAGTACTATATatgtgtaaatatataaaaactttacCTTTTATATGAATCATACGTAATATATTCACCACGTAAGGTCCATTGGTCCTTTAAAATAATTCGGGACTGCGTAATCGTGTTAATTGTGTGCGCTGTCGCGTTTATTGGTTGCCTTGCTACTTTGTCTCGTGCGCTTAGGTGTATTTACGCGATCCATGGAAACcgtataaaaattcaaaaacaatttttgcctAAAAAACCCAGCGCGTTTGACGTTTAAAAAGGCTAAAAATGTTCTTTtgtttaattaatattttttcatacAAAGCCATACACTGATGGACTGATTGGGATTGGGACAGGACGGCAATGTTTGTCAGCGGTGTTTGTTTTGCTTTGTGAGTGTAAGTATGGTGGTGACATTTGACGGTGTCGTACTGTGGTGACGTTTTGTTGTTCATTTTCGGTATTCCTGTGTTGATTTTACGACCTAAAAATAATGTTGAAGGTTTTTCGTTAGTTGCTGGATGAACGCAGTTTCTGTAATTCAGGAGCATTGATCGTAGGGTATCTTTCCAGTCGGTACCAGCGTCGAATGAGTGATTAATTTACTCAAGTTTGGCATAAAACGCTCAGCTTGCCCGTTGCTTCTGGGCCATTAAGGAATTGAACTGTTATGTACAATACCacgtgatttaaaaaataggtCAATTTCATGACTGTCCCAAGGGGGTCCATTATTCGTTTTTATCATATCGGGATAACCAAAAATTGAAAAGAGATTATCAAGGCGAGTAGATACAATATTGAACGTCGTTGATTTCATAACTTCGACAATAGGGAACTTCGAAAATAAATCTGTAATTACTAGAATTTTCTCACCTGTCGGTAAATTACCATAAAAATCGGCTGCAATGTGTGACCATGTTGATGTTGGTAATTCGGTCATTTGTACAGGTGTTGGTTTGTTCTGTCTCCTTATCTTTTGACATGATGGGCATGATTGAATGAGATTTTCGATGTCTTTGTCCATGTTGTACCAATAAACTTTGCAACGTagcaaactttttaattttactatACCAAGACATGAACGATGTGCTATTTCCATGCTTTTCTGCACTGATGATTTCGGAATAAATAAACGATCTCTACGTAATATAATACCATTAACTTCACAATATTCTTCTTTATAAACTTCATATTTTTGTAACGAGGACCAATTGTCGGATGTAAGTGCTTTACGTATTTCTTGAATTACGTCATCATTTTCTGAGGCTGTGGGTATTTCATTTAACGACATAGAGTGTGGTACGGAattatttgtaataaaatttgCATATTCATTTGTAATGTTTTCACCAGTTGGAGCATTTTTACGTATTCTACTATCAATAGCATAATTGCTAGCATCGACCCACAATGTTATCGGTTTACGGGGATCGAAAAAGGTTAAAACGGTATTAGAAGTTAGCTCAGATTTTAACATTTGAAATGCCTGTTCATGGCGATATGTCCATGTAAATTTTACATCTTTCTTTACCAATTCGCGAAGAGGGGTGGTTTTCTCGGAAAAGTTCTGAATAAAGCTCATGTAAGTACAGAGTCCTAAACATGATTTTAACTCACTTACGTTTGTTGGTGCATTTGCATTTGATAAGCACCGGACTTTTTCTGGGCCTATACCACTTGATGATAAAATAATACCAAAAAATGATATAGTACTTTTACCAATTAAGCATTTACTACCATTTACTTTAAACCCATGAACTTTCAAACGTTGAAACAATTTACTTAATAGTTCTTTGTGTTTATGGATGTTTTTCGAGTAGACTATGATGCCGTCGCTGATGCACTTGACTCCATGTAAATCACTGATTTTCGATTGCAAACATTGTTGAAATATATCGCCGGCATCATTAATTCAATATATTACACGATTGAACTTGTAAACACCTTCGTCGGTAATAAAACTTGTTAATTCACTTGATTGTTCATCTAACTCGATTTGAGTATACGCTAAACGCAAGTCTATTTTACTAAACACGTTTGAATCTCCGATTTCGTCGATAAGCGAATCAACTGTAGGAATTGGATATTTTTGTCGTACCATAGCTTATTGATCTCACGAGCGTCGAGATTCAAATATCACCATTTGATTTCGGTGTAACGAGAATATTACTTAACCATTCTTGAGGTGAATCGACTTTGCTTATTAAACCATCTTTTTCCATCGATTCGAGATTTTCTTTGATAGCTTTGTGAATTTGATACGGTTGACGTCGAAGTCGTTGTTGGATAGGACGGACATTTTCGTCGATTTTTAGTTTacatttataatttaaaaattttccttttccATGACATAAACATTGGAATTTTTCGCAGATTTTTCGGTAATCGTTCGGTACATTTTGGAAGGCGTTGTCTTTAATTTTCTGATTGGCTGATACGTTGTTGACATTGTTAATTTTAATCATTGGCTGTTGAGTAGCCAAACAGATTACCAGCTGATTCTTTATCGATTACGTAAACAGGGGCGGTAACAATAGTGAATTCACTTTCTATTGTTGGATGAAAGAAACTAAGCATTTTCAGTGGTTTTCGTACACCATGTGGAAATATATTCTTTGTCGCACGTTTTAATTGAATAGGTTTACAGGTCTTTTGAATTCTATTGAAAGTATTTCTATCGATTATATTTATATCAGCGCCACTGTCGATAATAACATTTGTATTTATTCTTACGCTTCGATGCTTCTTCATAATTATGATTGACAGAAAATAAACAGCAAATGCTTGACCTAGGTCATCTTCAAAATTATCACTGTCGGTTTCTTCTTCGACTTTTCGAATACGTCGATTTTTACCATCATAATTGGTTGATtcatttctgcaaacttttgATAAATGATTCGATTTACCACAATTATAACATTTCTTACCAATAACATAACACGTCTTTTGATGATTCGGTGTAAAGTGTTCTCCACATTTATAACAATACTTGTTGCTATGATTACTACGATTTCGATCGTCGTGTCGTTTTTGCTGGGGTTTATAATGTTCGTCTTCAGTTGAACTTGACGACGACTTTGTAGTAGCAATTTCGGCTGCTTGTTTCTGCGATATTTCTAGATTCCGACTAATTTCTAATAGTTTTTTTAACGTAAGATTTTCTTCTTGAAGTAATTTCTTCTTTAAACTTTGTGATcaacatgtaaaaataaaatggtcGCGTATTTCGTTTTCGGATTGATCATTGAATGAGCATGTGTCTGCAAGAAACTTAAGCCTTGTTATGTACGACAAGCA from Hydractinia symbiolongicarpus strain clone_291-10 chromosome 12, HSymV2.1, whole genome shotgun sequence encodes the following:
- the LOC130621340 gene encoding uncharacterized protein K02A2.6-like; translated protein: MVRQKYPIPTVDSLIDEIGDSNVFSKIDLRLAYTQIELDEQSSELTSFITDEGVYKFNRCISDGIIVYSKNIHKHKELLSKLFQRLKVHGFKVNGSKCLIGKSTISFFGIILSSSGIGPEKVRCLSNANAPTNVSELKSCLGLCTYMSFIQNFSEKTTPLRELVKKDVKFTWTYRHEQAFQMLKSELTSNTVLTFFDPRKPITLWVDASNYAIDSRIRKNAPTGENITNEYANFITNNSVPHSMSLNEIPTASENDDVIQEIRKALTSDNWSSLQKYEVYKEEYCEVNGIILRRDRLFIPKSSVQKSMEIAHRSCLGIVKLKSLLRCKVYWYNMDKDIENLIQSCPSCQKIRRQNKPTPVQMTELPTSTWSHIAADFYGNLPTGEKILVITDLFSKFPIVEVMKSTTFNIVSTRLDNLFSIFGYPDMIKTNNGPPWDSHEIDLFFKSRGIVHNSSIP